Within the Nocardioides humi genome, the region ACGTTGGTGTCGAGGACGACCTGGCGCTGGCCGTACGCGAACGCCGCGACCGCGGCGGCCGTGTAGTCGCCGACGCCCGGCAGCGCCAGGAGGTCGTCGTAGGAGTCCGGGACCACGCCGCCGTGGTGCTCGGTGATCGCCGTCGCCGCGGCGTGCAGCCGCAGCGCGCGCCGCGGGTAGCCGAGCCGTCCCCAGGCCCGGACCGCCTCGCCCGACGGCTCCGCCGCCAGCGCGACCGGGGTCGGCCAGCGGGCCAGCCAGGCCTCGTGGACCGGCAGCACCCGCGCGACCGGCGTCTGCTGGAGCATGAACTCGCTGACCAGCACCGACCACGGCGTCGCGTCGGGGCGCCGCCACGGCAGGTCGCGGGCGTGCTCGTCGTACCAGCGCAGGATCGGCTCGACCAGGGTGCTCGTCGTCATCGCAGGTTCATTGTGACCTGTCGATCACGGCGCGCCACGCCGGGACCGGCGGGTCAGCGAGGATCGCGGGTCGCGGCTGGCTACCGTCGTCCCATGTCCACGTCCCGCCGTCCGGGCGCCGCTCGCGGTGCGGCGACCCGAGGACCGCTCCCGCCGGGGGTGTACTGGCGGCGCCGGGTGTTCGTGCTCGGCCTCGCCTTCGCGCTCGTGTTCGTGATCGCCCGCCTGCTCACCGCGGGCAGCGACGGCCGCTCGGGCGAGCAGCCGGCGGCGGAGCAGGCCGGTGGCCGGGTCGAGGTGACCGGGACCGTCACCGCCGGCGAGGACGCCGCCGCCGCGGAGACGGGCGGCTCGGAACCGGCCGACCCGGTCGGCGCGGCCGACCCGGGCGGGACCGAGCCCGCCACGGTGCCCACCACGCCCACCCTCGCCGAGCCCCAGGGGGAGTGCACCCCGTCCGACGTCCTCGTCACGCCGTCGATCGCCGAAGGCGCCGTGGCCGGACGCGACGTCCCGGTGACGCTCTCGCTGCAGACCCGCAAGTCGGAGGCGTGCACCTGGCAGGTCGCCGGCGACAGTGTCGTCGTGAAGGTCTCCCAGGGCGGCAAGGACGTGTGGACCACCCGTCAGTGCCCCAAGGCGGTGCCCGCCCAGCCGGTCGTCGTACGACAGGCCGTGGCGACCGTCGTCCAGCTCACCTGGCCCGAGGCCCGCGAGTCCACCGACGGCTGCACCCGCAACGCCGGCTGGGCGAAGCCCGGGAAGTTCACCATCGCCGCCGCCGCGCTCGGCGGTGAGCCCGCGGAGGCCCAGTTCGCGCTCGGCGCGCCGGCTCCGGAGACGATCCAGGTGACGCTGAAGGAGAAGAGGACCAAGAAGGCCAAGAAGCCGAAGACGCCGACGAACTGACCGACTCGCTCCCGGGTCCGTTTGCGGCGCGGGAGCCGGGGGAGGAGCGGTCTGTGCACACGTCGCGAATCGCCGGGACCGCAGCCGGCCTGTTGCTGGCCGTCGCTCTGACCGGATGCGGTGGCTCGCCCGGCGACGCCAGCAGTGAGGACTTCTGCGCCGTCTGGAAGGCGGACTCCGGGAACGACGTCGACGCCGTACGGGACCGGGCCGAGGACCTCGACGAGGTCGGGACGCCCGGTGACATCGACGACGCGGCACGGAACGGGTTCGAGGTGTTCGTCGAGCAGCTCGGCGAGGTCGACGAGGCGCAGCTCAGGGAGCTCGACCAGGTGGCGGCGGACGCGTCCGGCCTCGCCGACGTCTACGGGATCGACGAGGACGACGCCGCCGACGTCATCGCCTTCTTCGACTACGCCAACGGGACCTGCGCCGACGCGGGATGAGCCGGTGACCGGCCTCAGACGTAGCGCTCGAGGATGGTCGACTCGGCGAGGCGGCTGAGGCCCTCGCGGACGCTGCGGGCACGGAGCTCGCCGACGCCCTCGACGGCCTGGAGGTCGTCGATGCCGGCCGAGAGCAGCTTCTGCAGGGTGCCGAAGTGGTCGACCAGGCCCTCGATGACGGCGGTGGGCAGGCGCGGGACCTTGGTCAGCAGGCGGTACCCACGCGGGGCGACCGCGCCGTCGAGGTGCTCGCCGGTGCCGATGCCGAGCACCCGGGCGACGGCCGAGGGGTCGACCAGGTCGGTGGAGGAGAGCTGCTCCAGCTTGGTGAGCAGGTCGAGGGGGTCGCGGCTGCGGCGGCGGGAGGGGACGTAGTCGCGGATGACCAGCTCGCGCTCGGTGTCGACGCCGGTCACCAGCTCCTCGAGCTGGAGCGCGAGCAGGCGGCCGTCGGTGCCGAGCTCGAGGACGTAGTCCTCGATCTCGCGGGCGATCCGGCTGACCATCTCCAGGCGCTGGGCGACGACGGCGACGTCGCGCACGGTCACCAGGTCCTCGATCTCCAGCGCGGACAGGGTGCTGGAGACCTCGTCGAGGCGCAGCTTGTAGCGCTCCAGGGTCGCCAGCGCCTGGTTGGCGCGGGAGAGGATCTGGCCGGAGTCCTCGAGCACGTGGCGGGTCTCCCCGACGTACGCGGCGATGATCTGCATCGACTGCGACACCGAGATCACGGGATGGCCGGTCTGCTTGGCGACCCGGTCGGCGGTGCGGTGGCGGGTGCCGGTCTCCTCCGACGGGATGCTCTGGTCGGGCATCAGGTGCACGGCCGCCCGGATGATCCGGTTGACGCCGCCGTCGACGATGATCGCGCCGTCCATCTTGGCGAGCTCGCGCAGGCCGGTGGCGGTGAACGGCACGTCGAGCTCGAACCCGCCCGTGCACAGGCTGTCGACCAGCCGGTCCTGCCCGAGCACGATCAGCGCGCCGGTGCGCCCACGGAGGATCCGCTCGAGCCCGTCGCGCAGGGGCGTACCCGGTGCGATGGACGCGAGGGCCTCGCGGAGTCGGGGGTCGGCCGACGTGACCACTGGGTTGCTCCCTGCTCGATGTGCTGCTCGGACGTAGGTCACCCTATCCGCGCGGTGCCGTGGTCATGCGTGGATATCCGGGTCTGGTGGGTCTCGGGGCTGGTTTCGTCTCGTGGTTGGTCTGGGCAGCCGCACGGTAGCCGACCGTCCCCCGCCGTCAAGGACCGTCGCTTCGCTCCGTCCGCTGCGCCGCGGCTTTCGGCCGCCCCGCCCATCGGCCTGCGGGCCACCGCCGACGCCGTTGCGCTCGCGCCCGCCGACGTGCCGCCCGCCGATGCGCCCGCCGCTGACGCGCCTGCCCTGCGCCGGGCGGCCGCAGGCGACGCGGCGGCCCGCTACTCGACCACCTCCAAGGCGTGCTTCGTCCGGCGGTCGAGGTGGAGGGCGGCCAGCGCCGAGGCGACGTCGGGGACCTCGACGACCCGCATGCCGTCGACGGTCCGCTCGCCGCCGGTGCGTCGGACCCCCTGGGCGGTGCCGGGGTCGGCGGGGACCACGGCCATCGCGAAGCCGAGGCGGGCGGCCTCGGCGAGTCGCTGGGGGAGGTCGCGGACCCGGCGCAGCTCGCCGGAGAGCCCGATCTCGCCGAGCGCGACCACGCCGGCCGGTGGCGCGCTGACGAAGTGGGCGGAGGCGATCGCGACGGCGAGGGCGAGGTCGGCGCCGGGGTCGCTGAGCCGGGCGCCGCCGACGGTGGAGGCGAACACGTCGTGCTGGTGGAGCCGGATGCCGCAGTACTGCTGGAGCACGGCGAGGATCATCGCCAGCCGGGAGCCGTCGACGCCCGAGGTGGTACGGCGGGGGCGCTCGGCGGGGGAGAGGGTCACCAGGCCCTGCACCTCGGCGAGCAGCGGGCGTCGTCCCTCCATGGAGACGGCGACGCACGTGCCGGGGACGCGGCCGTGATGGCGCTCGACGAAGATGCCGGTCGGGTCCTCGACGGTGCGGATGCCGTCGGGGCCGAGGTCGAAGCAGCCGACCTCGTCGACCGGGCCGAACCGGTTCTTGACCGCGCGGAGCATCCGGAAGCGGGAGTTGCGGTCGCCCTCGAAGTGCAGGACGACGTCGACGAGGTGCTCCAGCACCCGCGGCCCGGCGATCGCGCCGTCCTTGGTGACGTGCCCGATCATCACGACGGTGATGTCGCGGCTCTTCGCCATCCGCACCAGCGCCTGCGCGACCTCCTTGACCTGGGTGACCCCGCCCGGGACGCCGTCGACCCCCGAGGCGCCGATGGTCTGCACCGAGTCGATCACGACGGTGCTCGGCCGAACCTGCTCGATGTGGGTGAGCACCGCCCCGAGGTCGGTCTCGGCGGCGAGGTAGAGCTGGTCGTGGATGCCGCCCGTGCGGTCGGCGCGCAGCCGGACCTGGGCGGCCGACTCCTCGCCGGTGACGTAGAGCGTGCGCTGCCGGGCGGCGGCGGTCCGGGCGGCGACCTCCAGCAGCAGGGTCGACTTGCCGACGCCGGGCTCGCCGGCGAGGAGGACCGCGGCGCCGGGCACCAGCCCGCCGCCGAGGACCCGATCGAGCTCGGGCACCCCGGAGCGGTGGTGGACGGCCCGCTCCGCCGAGACCTGGCCGATGGGCACTGCGGCGTGCGTGACGGGCGCGGCCGTCGTACGGCTCGACGAACCGGACGAGGCGACCGCGACCTCGGACACCGAGCCCCACGCCTGGCACTCGCCACAGCGGCCCACCCAGCGCGCGGTGGACCAGCCGCACTCGCCGCAGCGGTAAGTCGAACGTGTTTTCGAACCAGCCATGGGCACGACAGTAGAGCAGAGTGC harbors:
- the disA gene encoding DNA integrity scanning diadenylate cyclase DisA, giving the protein MVTSADPRLREALASIAPGTPLRDGLERILRGRTGALIVLGQDRLVDSLCTGGFELDVPFTATGLRELAKMDGAIIVDGGVNRIIRAAVHLMPDQSIPSEETGTRHRTADRVAKQTGHPVISVSQSMQIIAAYVGETRHVLEDSGQILSRANQALATLERYKLRLDEVSSTLSALEIEDLVTVRDVAVVAQRLEMVSRIAREIEDYVLELGTDGRLLALQLEELVTGVDTERELVIRDYVPSRRRSRDPLDLLTKLEQLSSTDLVDPSAVARVLGIGTGEHLDGAVAPRGYRLLTKVPRLPTAVIEGLVDHFGTLQKLLSAGIDDLQAVEGVGELRARSVREGLSRLAESTILERYV
- the radA gene encoding DNA repair protein RadA, coding for MAGSKTRSTYRCGECGWSTARWVGRCGECQAWGSVSEVAVASSGSSSRTTAAPVTHAAVPIGQVSAERAVHHRSGVPELDRVLGGGLVPGAAVLLAGEPGVGKSTLLLEVAARTAAARQRTLYVTGEESAAQVRLRADRTGGIHDQLYLAAETDLGAVLTHIEQVRPSTVVIDSVQTIGASGVDGVPGGVTQVKEVAQALVRMAKSRDITVVMIGHVTKDGAIAGPRVLEHLVDVVLHFEGDRNSRFRMLRAVKNRFGPVDEVGCFDLGPDGIRTVEDPTGIFVERHHGRVPGTCVAVSMEGRRPLLAEVQGLVTLSPAERPRRTTSGVDGSRLAMILAVLQQYCGIRLHQHDVFASTVGGARLSDPGADLALAVAIASAHFVSAPPAGVVALGEIGLSGELRRVRDLPQRLAEAARLGFAMAVVPADPGTAQGVRRTGGERTVDGMRVVEVPDVASALAALHLDRRTKHALEVVE